A genome region from endosymbiont of Acanthamoeba sp. UWC8 includes the following:
- the pheT gene encoding phenylalanine--tRNA ligase subunit beta, translating into MKFTLAWLKRHLKTEASIAEITHALTNLGLEVEEVIDNAKAYQSFIVAEIEEAVKHPDSEKLKVCKVHNGNETLQIVCGAPNARVGIKVVLAPIGTKIPLNGMEIKASKIRGIESNGMLCSAEELGLSGDGEGIIELGSDARVGQKFAEVAGLNETIFHIGLTPNRGDAASVYGIARDLSATSIGELITPKSSYSFESKAESKIKVTIEDRTGCYEFLGRYIRDVKNSVLAENIAKTLQLIGSSPKTALVDISNYTMMEFGRPNHIYDADKIEGDIVVRKAKSEEKFIALGGEELQLDEDMLVIADNKKILAVAGIIGGELSKVDENTKNIFIEVANFNPLNIARTGRKLNINTDARYRFERRVDAGISEFFINHLTEAVMTNCGGEASNLVSICGEQPKYISEIKFSPAIISKVAGFEIEQTKINEILQKLGFIIEENKVKIPTHRRGDITSEIDLVEEILRVYGFENIPSAEILIKASELFSKSLEKEKRISERLRLKGLDEVISWSFTDEQTAKNFGFDNLIMLENPISSELSVMRPTIIPNLLGFIAKNLVRGFNNFGLFERGEIFGKEFRDSQSACISGVRVGNMSDKTVHKEERKADFYDIKSDVFAICSEALLNPENLSVTKNVPQYYHPYRSGAFKLGNKLIAFAGEIHPNILKTLNIKENVVGFEVFLENIPKVNPKNAKSKLELSDFQAVNRDFAFIVDEALEAQSILKVIKSVNKSLIENVSIFDIYSGKGVEEGKKSIALSIKIQPKDKTLFDKEIEEICTNIINEVSIKCGAKLR; encoded by the coding sequence ATGAAATTTACATTAGCTTGGTTAAAAAGACACCTAAAAACCGAAGCATCAATTGCTGAAATTACTCATGCTTTAACAAACTTAGGGCTCGAGGTGGAAGAGGTGATAGATAATGCAAAGGCGTATCAATCATTCATAGTTGCTGAAATTGAGGAGGCAGTGAAGCATCCTGATTCTGAAAAATTAAAGGTTTGTAAAGTACATAACGGTAATGAAACTTTGCAGATTGTTTGTGGGGCACCAAACGCACGAGTAGGCATAAAGGTAGTTTTAGCTCCAATCGGAACTAAAATTCCTCTAAACGGCATGGAAATAAAAGCTTCAAAGATTAGAGGCATTGAAAGTAATGGTATGCTCTGCTCAGCTGAAGAGCTAGGTTTAAGCGGAGACGGAGAAGGAATAATAGAACTTGGAAGTGATGCAAGGGTAGGACAAAAATTTGCAGAAGTAGCTGGTTTAAATGAAACAATATTTCATATCGGTCTTACCCCTAATCGGGGAGATGCCGCCTCGGTTTATGGAATTGCCAGAGATTTAAGTGCAACATCAATCGGAGAGTTAATTACCCCTAAAAGCAGTTATTCTTTTGAGAGCAAAGCAGAATCTAAGATCAAAGTTACTATTGAAGATAGGACGGGGTGCTATGAGTTCTTAGGAAGATATATAAGGGATGTAAAAAACTCAGTTCTTGCGGAAAATATTGCAAAAACTCTCCAGTTAATCGGTTCTAGCCCTAAAACCGCCTTGGTAGATATTTCAAATTATACCATGATGGAATTTGGAAGACCTAACCACATATATGATGCCGATAAGATAGAAGGCGATATTGTGGTAAGAAAAGCAAAAAGTGAGGAAAAATTTATTGCTTTAGGAGGAGAAGAGCTGCAGCTTGATGAGGATATGCTTGTGATTGCCGATAATAAAAAAATTTTAGCAGTAGCAGGTATAATAGGCGGTGAATTAAGTAAAGTTGATGAAAATACCAAAAATATTTTTATTGAAGTAGCAAATTTTAACCCTTTAAATATAGCACGCACAGGTCGAAAATTAAATATAAATACCGACGCTCGTTATAGGTTTGAAAGAAGGGTGGATGCAGGTATTTCCGAATTCTTTATAAATCACTTAACCGAAGCGGTTATGACAAATTGCGGTGGAGAAGCGTCAAACTTAGTTAGCATATGTGGTGAGCAGCCCAAGTATATTTCAGAAATTAAATTTTCTCCGGCTATTATAAGTAAAGTAGCAGGCTTTGAAATTGAACAAACTAAGATAAATGAGATATTGCAAAAGCTAGGTTTTATTATTGAAGAAAATAAGGTGAAAATCCCTACCCACCGTAGAGGTGATATAACAAGTGAAATAGATTTAGTAGAGGAAATTTTAAGAGTTTACGGTTTTGAAAATATTCCTTCCGCTGAAATATTAATCAAGGCTTCCGAGCTCTTTAGCAAATCCCTGGAAAAAGAAAAGAGAATATCTGAAAGGCTTAGGCTAAAGGGACTTGATGAGGTAATAAGTTGGTCATTTACAGATGAACAAACTGCTAAAAATTTCGGATTTGATAACTTGATTATGCTTGAGAACCCGATCAGTAGCGAGCTTTCAGTAATGAGGCCTACAATTATACCAAACCTTTTAGGGTTTATAGCAAAAAATTTAGTACGCGGTTTTAATAATTTCGGGCTATTTGAAAGAGGGGAGATTTTCGGTAAAGAATTTAGAGATTCGCAATCAGCTTGTATTTCTGGAGTTAGGGTAGGGAATATGAGTGATAAAACTGTACATAAAGAAGAAAGAAAGGCTGATTTTTATGATATAAAATCAGATGTTTTTGCAATATGCAGTGAAGCACTGCTAAACCCTGAGAATTTAAGCGTAACTAAAAATGTACCGCAATATTATCATCCTTATAGAAGCGGCGCATTTAAACTTGGTAATAAGCTTATAGCTTTTGCAGGGGAAATACACCCTAATATCCTTAAAACCCTGAATATAAAAGAAAACGTTGTAGGGTTTGAAGTATTTTTAGAAAATATACCGAAAGTAAATCCTAAAAATGCTAAAAGCAAACTGGAGTTATCGGATTTTCAAGCAGTAAACCGTGATTTTGCTTTTATTGTGGATGAAGCTTTAGAGGCACAAAGCATATTAAAAGTTATTAAGTCAGTAAACAAATCTCTTATAGAAAATGTATCAATTTTTGATATTTATAGCGGTAAAGGGGTGGAAGAAGGCAAAAAATCAATTGCGCTTAGCATTAAAATCCAACCTAAGGATAAAACTTTATTTGATAAAGAGATTGAAGAAATTTGTACAAATATCATAAATGAAGTATCGATAAAATGCGGAGCGAAATTACGTTAA
- a CDS encoding EAL domain-containing protein, which yields MVLGLFRDGNGKLGGNNSSSHAAFAENSLNNISNFIKKKNADKNILGIIQFQNLPVIIFSYGAEFSKILAENIIKNFYDKFQDNIYLEKISSDSLLFCIAESDVEKAYDTLREVFKVLKTQSSQDTENSVYLCFNCGTSVLASSLKETINQAYMALFECKNKDGYVHYIYNEDISQKMLQHQNHMKLAAYFQRAIIENRLRLAFQPIIDSKTGKVKHHESLLRIVTEENKIISAGPFIPIAESMRFIDQIDFLVLDLVVKELKFNPDVTLAMNISNLSIDNTEWLRKAKNLLKDPGIASRLIVEITETSMHRELSKVAYFVDTLQSLGCLVAIDDFGAGYTSFTQLKMIHADLIKIDGIFIRDIVDNHDSRLFVQTLLGFAHGFGIKTVAEFVETGEIAKTLIDLNIDYMQGNYFSPAVNYRTWIKDDVYKILN from the coding sequence ATGGTTTTAGGGTTATTTAGAGATGGTAATGGCAAGTTAGGAGGAAATAATAGTTCCTCTCATGCTGCTTTTGCTGAAAACTCTTTAAATAATATTTCAAATTTTATAAAAAAGAAAAATGCGGACAAAAATATTTTAGGTATTATTCAATTTCAAAACTTGCCTGTTATTATTTTCAGTTATGGAGCGGAATTTTCCAAAATTTTAGCAGAGAATATAATTAAAAATTTTTATGATAAATTTCAGGATAATATATATCTTGAAAAAATTAGCTCTGATTCACTTCTATTCTGCATAGCAGAAAGTGACGTGGAAAAAGCATACGATACTTTAAGAGAAGTTTTTAAAGTTTTAAAAACTCAATCTTCTCAAGATACGGAAAATTCGGTTTATTTATGTTTTAACTGTGGCACAAGTGTGCTCGCTTCCTCACTTAAGGAGACAATAAATCAAGCATATATGGCCTTATTTGAATGCAAAAATAAAGATGGTTATGTTCATTATATTTATAATGAGGATATCTCTCAAAAAATGCTTCAACATCAAAACCATATGAAGTTAGCAGCATATTTTCAAAGAGCAATTATCGAAAACCGTTTACGCCTGGCGTTCCAACCGATAATTGACAGCAAAACCGGAAAAGTTAAGCATCATGAATCTTTACTCAGAATAGTTACCGAAGAAAATAAAATAATTTCAGCAGGGCCTTTTATCCCTATTGCAGAATCAATGCGTTTTATCGACCAAATTGATTTTTTAGTATTAGACCTAGTGGTTAAGGAGCTTAAGTTTAACCCCGACGTTACTCTTGCTATGAATATTTCTAACCTTTCAATTGATAATACCGAATGGTTAAGGAAAGCTAAAAACCTACTTAAAGATCCCGGGATTGCATCGAGACTAATAGTTGAAATTACTGAGACTAGTATGCACAGAGAGCTATCAAAAGTTGCCTATTTTGTTGATACTCTGCAAAGTCTTGGGTGCTTAGTTGCAATAGATGATTTTGGCGCGGGCTATACTTCTTTTACTCAGCTTAAAATGATTCATGCTGACTTAATTAAAATTGATGGTATATTTATTCGCGATATAGTTGATAACCATGATAGCCGTTTATTTGTTCAAACGTTATTAGGGTTTGCTCATGGTTTCGGGATAAAAACCGTAGCTGAATTTGTGGAAACCGGAGAAATTGCCAAAACTTTAATTGATCTTAATATAGATTATATGCAAGGAAATTACTTTAGCCCTGCGGTAAATTACCGTACATGGATTAAAGATGATGTTTATAAAATTTTGAATTGA
- the hemJ gene encoding protoporphyrinogen oxidase HemJ, protein MSEFLLQNYLTIKALHIISIICWMAGLFYLPRLYVYHTKAKVGSELDQTLQVMEKKLLKLIMNPSMIASFVFGILLIYIIGFESGKWLHAKILLVLIMALTHGLMAKYRKDFATGKNTKGDKFYRVLNEVPTILMVIIVFLAITKPF, encoded by the coding sequence ATGAGTGAATTTTTATTACAGAACTATCTAACCATTAAAGCGCTCCATATTATTTCAATAATATGTTGGATGGCAGGGTTGTTTTATCTGCCCAGGCTTTATGTATATCATACTAAAGCAAAGGTAGGCTCCGAGCTCGATCAAACTTTACAGGTAATGGAAAAAAAACTCTTAAAGCTGATAATGAACCCGAGTATGATAGCAAGCTTTGTGTTCGGGATTTTATTAATATATATAATCGGGTTTGAAAGCGGCAAGTGGTTACATGCTAAGATTTTATTAGTATTAATTATGGCTCTCACCCATGGCTTAATGGCAAAATATAGAAAAGATTTTGCGACGGGCAAAAATACTAAAGGTGATAAGTTCTACCGCGTGCTTAACGAAGTCCCTACTATACTTATGGTCATTATAGTTTTCCTTGCAATAACAAAACCTTTTTAA
- a CDS encoding ankyrin repeat domain-containing protein: protein MPKNNKLKAVLLIGSEQEEEYAILSKVYNKEGYLIIGNGKDPINNKDLHGLKGRIDHNTRIDIIAHGNSDEGTHLISLKQETIETKLLFSNLKKLSNGEALQVHLWSCYGGIASNDAVHLSSGSFLVTHSSAEEKSLSWTGVKLGKIITEMENNTHTALPFQSLAKNLALYYSNPFTINNYINGKVYSLYIAPNLISIFKNPEEELNDAVTEVGLYYESLLKNIYDNKKTAYFTHTALDVPHFNIEAREFVLLSNFIYNCAFNNLDILQEITSDEKYTANVASLINKSIDRINPLAAAAIEGYYDIVKLLLDKGADPNIAANKGVTPLYIAAQNGHVNVVELLLKRGANTDFITDEGITPLYIAAQNGHVNVVELLLKSGANVDPITGKGITPLYIAAQNGYVNIVELLLKRGANTNFITDEGITPLYIAAQNGYVNIVELLLKSGANANFITEESTTPLYIAAQNGHENIVRLLLSQGAEVNIITDQNATPLYIAVQNGHESVVRLLLSRGAEVNFADENGFTPLYIASKKGYENIVKLLLEHNAEINSTADNGFTPLYTAVLNGHEGVVKLLLSHNAEVDIAVNQSTPLFLAVLLGYEGIVRLLLEYGAEVDHVLENGTTPLYVASIKGYNSIVKLLLKHGADVNHAANDGITPLMIASMGELYDTVKLLLEYHADPMISDHKGMMPLMTARILGNDKIAKILERAIKQNADKSEHFIEKVSQLYAEEYLEMYEAKGVYSDYECDNDIPIFSYQSKFGSELLICEPCNTFHDEL from the coding sequence ATGCCTAAGAATAATAAATTAAAAGCAGTGTTGTTAATAGGCTCTGAACAGGAAGAGGAATATGCAATTTTATCAAAGGTTTATAATAAGGAAGGCTACCTGATTATAGGTAACGGTAAGGATCCGATAAATAATAAAGATTTGCACGGCTTAAAGGGACGAATAGATCATAACACACGAATAGATATAATAGCTCACGGAAATTCCGATGAAGGTACCCATCTGATTTCATTGAAGCAGGAAACTATAGAAACTAAATTGTTATTCAGTAACTTAAAAAAGCTGAGCAACGGAGAGGCGCTGCAGGTACATTTGTGGAGCTGCTACGGAGGAATAGCCTCAAACGATGCAGTGCATCTAAGTAGCGGCTCATTTCTTGTTACACACTCTTCCGCGGAAGAGAAAAGTCTTTCATGGACCGGTGTAAAATTAGGTAAAATAATTACGGAAATGGAAAATAATACTCATACGGCGCTGCCGTTTCAAAGCTTAGCGAAAAATTTAGCTTTGTATTATTCTAACCCGTTTACAATAAATAATTATATAAACGGTAAAGTTTACAGTTTATATATAGCTCCGAACCTGATCAGCATATTTAAAAACCCAGAAGAAGAACTGAATGATGCCGTCACGGAAGTTGGTTTATATTATGAAAGCTTGCTAAAAAATATATATGATAATAAAAAAACCGCTTACTTTACCCACACTGCTTTGGATGTCCCTCATTTTAATATCGAAGCAAGAGAATTCGTTTTACTTTCCAATTTTATTTATAATTGTGCTTTCAATAATTTAGATATTCTTCAAGAAATAACATCCGACGAAAAGTACACTGCTAACGTTGCCTCTTTGATCAATAAAAGCATAGACAGAATCAACCCTTTAGCAGCAGCTGCGATAGAAGGATATTATGATATTGTAAAACTACTTTTAGATAAAGGTGCTGATCCGAATATAGCAGCTAATAAGGGAGTTACCCCACTTTATATAGCTGCTCAAAATGGACATGTAAATGTAGTTGAGTTACTGCTAAAAAGAGGTGCAAATACCGATTTTATCACAGACGAGGGTATTACTCCACTTTATATAGCTGCTCAAAACGGGCATGTAAATGTAGTTGAGTTACTGCTAAAAAGCGGCGCAAATGTTGATCCTATCACGGGCAAGGGTATTACTCCCCTTTATATAGCTGCTCAAAACGGGTATGTAAATATAGTTGAGTTACTGCTAAAAAGAGGTGCAAATACCAATTTTATCACAGACGAGGGTATTACTCCACTTTATATAGCTGCTCAAAACGGGTATGTAAATATAGTTGAGTTACTGCTAAAAAGCGGCGCAAATGCTAATTTTATCACGGAAGAGAGTACTACTCCACTTTATATAGCTGCTCAGAACGGGCATGAGAACATAGTCCGGTTATTGCTGAGCCAAGGCGCCGAGGTGAATATCATTACAGACCAAAATGCTACACCTCTTTATATAGCAGTTCAAAACGGGCATGAAAGCGTAGTCAGATTATTGCTGAGCCGAGGTGCCGAAGTAAATTTTGCTGATGAAAACGGCTTTACACCGCTTTATATAGCTTCCAAGAAAGGATATGAAAATATAGTTAAATTATTACTGGAGCATAATGCAGAGATAAATTCAACTGCGGATAATGGTTTTACACCTCTTTATACTGCTGTGCTAAACGGGCATGAGGGAGTAGTAAAATTATTATTAAGTCATAATGCCGAGGTTGACATTGCCGTTAACCAAAGCACTCCTCTTTTTTTAGCTGTTCTACTGGGGTATGAAGGTATAGTTAGATTACTTTTGGAATATGGTGCAGAGGTTGATCATGTTCTTGAAAATGGGACTACACCCCTTTATGTAGCTTCTATTAAAGGATACAACAGTATAGTTAAATTACTGTTAAAGCATGGTGCAGATGTGAATCATGCTGCAAACGACGGTATTACTCCTTTAATGATAGCTTCAATGGGCGAATTGTACGATACGGTTAAATTGCTGTTGGAATATCATGCTGATCCTATGATCAGTGATCATAAGGGTATGATGCCTCTTATGACGGCTAGAATATTAGGAAACGATAAAATTGCAAAAATACTAGAACGTGCTATTAAACAAAATGCCGATAAATCAGAACATTTCATTGAAAAAGTATCTCAGCTTTATGCGGAAGAATATCTGGAAATGTATGAAGCTAAAGGTGTATACAGTGATTATGAGTGCGATAATGATATTCCGATATTCAGCTATCAAAGCAAATTCGGAAGTGAATTATTAATCTGCGAACCGTGTAATACTTTCCATGATGAGTTGTAA
- a CDS encoding COQ9 family protein: MTKQDIIKEKILEEIIKLVPQSGWGVRSLEQASQNAGYNKYLGEVVFENGIDRVIEYFIARNEMKMIAELKKLSLDKMRVRDRIIAAIKIKLSIYAENKDVIAKTVAYLSIPFKSPLGLKLLWQAADIIWYEAGFDKSTDFNYYTKRTLLSSVYSSTLIYWLNDNSMNHQDTIGFLERRIDNVISIGKFLNPRK, from the coding sequence ATGACAAAACAAGATATAATAAAAGAAAAAATTTTAGAAGAAATAATTAAACTTGTTCCTCAATCCGGTTGGGGGGTTAGATCTCTGGAACAAGCCTCCCAAAATGCAGGGTATAATAAATATCTGGGGGAGGTGGTCTTTGAAAACGGTATAGACAGGGTTATAGAGTATTTCATTGCAAGAAATGAGATGAAAATGATAGCAGAGCTTAAGAAGCTTAGTTTGGATAAAATGCGTGTAAGGGATAGAATAATTGCAGCGATAAAAATAAAGCTGAGTATATATGCTGAAAATAAAGACGTAATTGCCAAAACCGTAGCTTATTTAAGTATTCCGTTTAAGTCACCACTCGGATTAAAGTTATTATGGCAGGCTGCCGATATAATTTGGTATGAAGCAGGATTTGATAAATCTACCGATTTTAATTATTATACTAAACGCACTCTTCTTTCTTCCGTCTATTCTTCTACATTAATATATTGGTTAAATGATAATTCAATGAACCATCAGGATACCATAGGGTTTCTGGAAAGAAGAATTGATAACGTAATAAGCATAGGTAAGTTTTTAAACCCAAGGAAATAA
- the map gene encoding type I methionyl aminopeptidase, whose translation MSKNREIKLHSKEEFEKMRIAGKAAAEVLDFITPYIKPGVTTLELNDLCHNRIIEMGGIPAPLNYKGFPKSICTSVNHVVCHGIPSEKVLDNGDILNIDVTVIMDGWHGDTNRMYYVGDKVSVKAARLCQITYEAMMLGIEQVKPGAKLNEIGKAIQNYAEKNSFSVVRDFCGHGIGQKFHTAPNVLHYYDKMEDLILEEGMFFTVEPMINAGKYETKVLGDGWTAVTKDRSLSAQFEHTIAVTKDGFEIFTTSPKSYVLPPYS comes from the coding sequence ATGTCAAAAAACAGAGAAATTAAATTACATTCTAAAGAAGAATTTGAAAAAATGCGAATTGCAGGTAAAGCTGCCGCTGAAGTGCTCGATTTTATAACCCCCTATATTAAGCCCGGGGTTACTACTCTTGAACTTAACGATTTATGTCATAATAGAATAATTGAGATGGGAGGCATACCTGCTCCTCTAAATTATAAAGGATTCCCTAAATCAATATGTACTTCGGTGAATCATGTTGTTTGCCACGGCATACCAAGCGAGAAGGTATTAGATAACGGAGATATATTAAATATTGACGTAACGGTGATTATGGACGGTTGGCATGGCGATACCAATCGCATGTATTACGTCGGCGATAAAGTTTCCGTAAAGGCTGCCAGATTATGCCAAATTACTTATGAAGCAATGATGCTCGGCATAGAGCAGGTGAAACCGGGGGCAAAACTTAATGAAATCGGTAAAGCAATTCAAAACTATGCCGAGAAAAACAGCTTTTCGGTAGTAAGAGATTTCTGCGGGCATGGAATCGGACAAAAATTTCATACCGCTCCTAATGTATTGCACTATTATGACAAAATGGAAGATCTCATATTAGAAGAGGGAATGTTTTTTACAGTTGAGCCTATGATTAATGCAGGAAAATATGAAACTAAAGTTTTAGGCGACGGTTGGACGGCCGTAACTAAGGATCGTTCGCTTTCCGCCCAATTTGAACACACTATTGCGGTTACGAAGGACGGCTTTGAAATATTCACCACTTCTCCGAAATCTTATGTCTTACCTCCCTATAGTTGA